The genomic stretch CACGAACTAGTCCATCAGTTGAAGACATTGCTACTGCACGAACTGTATTATCACCTAAGTGAATTGCAACTTCTAATGTTAATTCGATTGCTACTTCACTTTCACTAACAGGTTTATGAGAAATTTTAAGGGCGTTATAGATTGCTGGAAGGTGTCCGCTGTCAAACTTTACGTCTACAACTGGACCCATGATTTGAGTAACGCGTCCTTTTGCCATCGTGTTCCCTCCTAACTTGCTTTTCAAGTCTTATTTCTATTCTAAAGCCGCTGCTCCACCAACAATCTCCGTAATTTCTTGCGTGATTGCTGCTTGACGAGCACGGTTATATGATAAGGTAAGATTATTAATAAGGTCTTTTGCATTATCCGTTGCATTTTTCATCGCTGTCATACGCGCTGCGTGCTCACTTGCTTTTCCATCCAGTAAGCCACCATAAATAAGGCTTTCTGCATATTGTGGCAATAGCACTTCTAATATCTCCTCTTGAGAAGGCTCGAACTCATAGGATACAAGCTTCCCTGTTGGAGCTAAATCAGCTAACGGCAACAGCTTCTTTTCCGTTACTTCTTGAGAGATTGTATTAATAAAATGGTTATAGTATAAATACAATTCATCAAATGTACCGTCTGCGAACATATGCACCGTTTGCGAAGTAATTCCTTGAATATCAGCAAAAGATGGTTGGTCGGATAAACCAGTAATTTCTAAAAACACTGGAATACCACGCTTGATAAAGAAGTCACGCCCAACTTTCCCAATTGCAATTACACCATATTCATCGGAAGATGCATGACGTTTTTCGATTGCTTGTGAGACAGCGCGTAAAACGTTACTATTATAAGCTCCTGCTAAGCCACGATCTGAAGTAATGACAATGTATCCTGTTTTCTTTACAGGACGAGCCGTTAGCATTGGATGTGCAGCGCCTTTGCTGCCTCCTGCTACGCTTGCAACTACTTCTTGAATCTTTTCCATATAAGGAACGAAAGACTTAGCGTTTTGCTCGGCACGGTTTAACTTTGCAGCTGAAACCATTTCCATTGCTTTTGTAATTTGACTCGTTTTTTTCGTTGATGTAATTCTCGTTTGTATATCACGTAATGATGCCACAGGTTTCACCACCTTGTTTTAGAAGATCACGTGGTATGAAAGGTGAACGTAAGTTCACCTTTACCTTAATAAAAGCTTGTCTTAACATACCATTTTGACAAAGTTAACGATTACTCAGATGCTACAAATGTTTTCTTGAACGCTTCAAGAGCAGACTCAAACGCACCATCTTCAGGCAGTCCGCCAGTTGTACGAATTGTTTCAAGAACTTCTTTACGATTTGAATCCAACCATGCTAAGTACTCATCTTCGAAACGAGTGATATCAGCAACTGGTACATCATCTAAGAAGCCTTTTGTTAACGCATATAAAATCGCTACTTGTTTTTCTACGCGAAGCGGCTTGTGTAAGCCTTGTTTTAATACCTCTACTGTACGCGCACCACGGTTAAGCTTTGCTTGTGTAGCTTGGTCAAGGTCTGATCCAAACTGAGCAAATGATTCAAGCTCGCGATAAGATGCTAAATCCAAGCGTAGCGTTCCAGCTACTTTCTTCATCGCTTTAACCTGAGCTGACCCACCTACACGTGATACTGAAAGACCTGCGTTAATCGCTGGACGTACACCTGAGAAGAATAAGTCAGACTGTAAGAAAATTTGTCCATCCGTAATCGAGATTACGTTTGTTGGAATATAAGCAGATACGTCTCCTGCTTGTGTTTCAATAAATGGAAGAGCTGTTAATGATCCTCCACCTTTAGCATCTGATAATTTTGCAGCACGCTCTAATAAACGAGAGTGTAAGTAGAATACATCCCCTGGATATGCTTCACGACCTGGAGGACGACGAAGTAATAATGAAAGTTCACGGTATGCAGATGCTTGTTTTGTTAAATCATCATAGATAACAAGTACGTGTTTGCCGTTATACATGAACTCTTCACCCATTGTTACACCAGCATAAGGTGCTAAGAACAGCATTGGTGCTGGTTGAGAAGCAGATGCTGTTACAACGATTGTGTAATCAAGTGCTCCATGCTTACGCAATGTCTCTACTACGTTACGTACTGTTGATTCTTTTTGACCAATAGCTACGTAAATACAAACCATATCTTGGTCTTTTTGATTTAAAATTGTATCGATTGCCACAGATGTTTTACCTGTTTGGCGGTCACCAATGATAAGCTCACGTTGACCACGGCCAATTGGTACAAGCGCGTCAATCGCTTTAATACCTGTTTGAAGTGGCTCGTGTACAGATTTACGATCCATAACACCAGGAGCTTGACTTTCAATTGGACGTGTTTTTGTTGTTCCAATTGGGCCTAAACCGTCTACAGGTTGACCTAACGAGTTTACAACACGACCAATTAATTGTTCTCCTACAGGAACTTCCATGATTCTTCCCGTACGACGTACCTCATCCCCTTCACGAATTCCAGTGTAAGGTCCTAAGATAATGATACCGACATTGTTTTCCTCTAAGTTTTGTGCCATACCCATGACACCGTTTGAAAATTCAACTAACTCTCCAGCCATGACATTGTCGAGGCCATGAGCACGTGCGATACCATCCCCTACTTGGATAACAGTACCTACATCACTCACTTTAATCTCAGACTGATAGTTTTCAATTTGCTGTTTTATCAGCGCACTAATTTCTTCAGCTTTGATGCTCATGAATTTCACCCCTATCTACGATCTATGTGCAAGAAGTTCGCGATGTACCGATTCTAATTTCCCGGAAATACTTCCGTCATAAATACGGTTGCCGATGCGAAGCTTCACGCCGCCGATTAGGCTTTTATCGATTACATTTGTAATATATAATGAATGCTTTCCTACCTTTGGTGCAAATGTTTCAGAAATAGCACGCTCTTCATCTGAAGATAATGCTTTTACAGAGTAAACGGTAGCTTCAGCCACACCTCGTGCTTCATTTGCAAGAGCACGATACTCACGAGTGATCTCCCCTACTACTTGAATACGATGACGATCTAATAATAAAAGGAGCGTATTTTGAACCGTTTCTGTCAACGTTGAAAACGTTTGGCGAACTAAGTCTTTTTTTCGGTTGTTTGAAATCTTTGGATGCGTTAACACTTCAATTAAATCATCGTTTTGAGCGAAAACTGCTTCCACTACGTCTAATTCTTCTTGTAAAGCATCGATAGATTGCTTTTCAGAAGCTAATTGAAAAAGAGCTAATGCATAACGCTTCGCGACTGCCGGCTGACTCATCGTACATCCCCTACTTCTTGAATGTACTCATTGATCAACTTCTCTTGATCTTGCTCTGACAATTCTTTTTCAATCACTTTCGACGCGATTAATACAGATAATGATGCAACTTGCTCACGAAGTGCAGTAACTGCTTGATCTTTTTCTTGCTGAATTTCTTGTTTTGCTAATGCTTTTAAGCGCTCAGACTCTTCACGCGCAGCAGCAACAATTTCTTCTTTTTTCTCTTCAGCGGATTTTCTTGCGTTTTCCATTAAAACTTGAACCTCTTCACGAGACTGTTTTAACAGCTCGCGTTGCTCTTCAACAAGCTTTTGTGCTTGTTGATTCTGCTGTTCAGCTGAATCAATTTCACTTGCAATATGCTCTTCACGCTGTTTCATGATACCCATTACTGGACCAAACGCGAACTTTCGTAACAATGCTAGCAAGATAAGGAACATTACTAATTGGAATAAAATATCTCCACCGTTAAAGCCTGATGCTCCTAATACAAACGTATTTGACACGGCTGCTTCACTCCCTTCAAAGACTTAACATCTATGATTTTGCTCATTAAAGACATAAAGCAATGGCGAAGGTTCTTTTCGAATGATCTTCGCCACTTTTAAACGTTTTAAGTTACTAATTATTGACCTTGAACCATGAACGCGATTACTACAGCGATGATAGGAATCGCCTCTACTAATGCAACCCCGATGAACATTGTTGTTGTTAATGTACCACGTGCTTCTGGTTGGCGAGCGATACCTTCTACTGTTTTTGATACGATAAGACCGTTACCGATACCAGCACCTAGTGCCGCTAAACCAATTGCAATTGCAGCTGCTAATAAACCCATTTTATAAAGTCCTCCCTTAGTGAAATAGAATTTTTTCAACATGTTTTAAACTCGCTCAAAACGGGTAAAGCTTGAGCGAAGGTTTTATAAATTAATGGTCTTGACTCACTTTGTGTGCCAGGTAAACCATTGTTAACATTGTAAAGATAAATGCTTGAATTGCACCTACGAAAATACTGAAGCCTTGCCATGCCAATGTTGGCACAACCGCCCCAAATAATCCAAGAGCAGTACCACTTGTAGCAAGCCCTGCTAATAAAGTTAACAGAATTTCTCCTGCATAGATATTCCCGAAAAGACGTAGACCAAGCGTTAGCGTATTTGCAAACTCTTCAATAATCTTTAATGGGAATAGAAAAGGCATTGGTTTGAAGTAATCTCGACCATATTCTGCGAACCCCTTCATCTTAATACCATAATAATGTGATAAGACAACGACCATTGCTGCTAGAGTCAATGTAATCGTCGGATCAGCAGTCGGTGATTTCCACCATAATTCGTGATCGACAACAACGGCAAATGGCAATCCTAACATATTGGCAACGAAGATATACATTAAGAGCGTTACACCTAGTGTTAAGAAGCGTCCACCTGTCTTCCAATCCATTGTGCTGTTAATGAGGCCTTTTACAAAGTCTAATACCCACTCCAGGAAGTTTTGCATACCTGTAGGCTTCATTGCTAAAGTACGAGTACATAAAACTGCAATTAAAAACACAATGACTGACGCCACGGTAATCATCAACATGTTACTGAGATTAAACGTAAGACCAAAGAAATCTTGAGTTGGTGATTCATGACCCAACTATATTCACCTCTCTTCCCATCTCCTGCGTATATTTTGAACAACTAAATCTATGATAATGACAAGATAGGATGTCATTAATCCCATAACTACACCAATAATATGAAAAGTATTTGGATAAGAGATTGTAATTACAACTGCTAGCGCAGCGGTTGCAAACCTTGCAAATGTTCCTACTGAACGAGGTCGTTTTCCTTCATCCAGCGCTTGTCCAAACTGTTTAGCCCTTCTTACTAAAACCCAAAGGTTATACAAACTGAGTGCTGTACCTAAAATCAGGCCTAAAAACACGGTTTGATAAGGAGTAAATCCCCATCCGAGAACGTATATTGCTAATAAATAAAATATGTAGGATCGAAGTCTTGGAAATAAATGTTGCAATTCTTGCATGGATTATTAATCTCCTGAAAAAAATTGTCGGACTGTGCGCAGCATGGCATAGACGCCAACTGCAAGCCCTAAAAGAAGGCCTAAAACTAAAAAAAGTGGCTCAGTCCCAACTTTTCCATCAATCCATTTGCCACCAAATAGACCGATTAATACGGAACCTGCTAACTGAGAAAGAATGGTGGACATTAATGCAATCGCTTGTAATGACTGCCGTTTTTGCTTAGTCATTTAGAAAACCCCTTTTTGGTAAATTCTTTTTTTTCAAAAAAATCTACATACTCTAAAGCTATGCAAACTTATGTATAAATTACCAAAAAAGTTAAAAACAGTTAGTCGAAAACACAAGCGAACCTTGATTTTCAAGTGTTGAAAACCTTATCATTTATATCCATTGTTAGCATACAATAGCACATATTTAATGTCAATGTGTTTAAGCTAAAAACTTCACAATCTAAAAAGGGATGTTCACATTTTTGCCACACATATTTCATAATTAAATAAGAACAATGTAAAAGGGCATCAAACCTTGGTTTGATGCCCTTTTACTCAATCATCAGCCTCGCATTTACTACCTCTGTTTTACCATCTTTTTTAGCATATGCGAATACTTTATAATCACCTTTAGGTAGCTCTTCCTGCAGTTGAATTTTCCGCTTTAACATTCCTCTTTCTAATTTCTTATCTACATCTAAATAAGAGACGAATCGAAGGGTATCCGTGTCATAAACAGCAATTCCAAATTCATCCGCTCCTTCAGGTAAAAATGCTTCATATATATAAGTATTAGCATCACTTCCTTGCATAGCCTGCAGTCCCATAACTCGAGGGTAATTTGGCTTTTCGACCATATACAAATACGGTATTGATATTGTTTCACGTGAATCACGAATTTCCAACCGTCCATCATATATGCCTTTTTTCTTTTGATGGCTGTTTACCTGAAGATCAAATGAAATAGTCTTCGCTTCTTTAGGCTTTAATGTGAAAGAAAGCGGTACTCTCCAAGTTTCACCAGACTTTTTTGTTGGAGGCGTAACATGATAAACGTTTTTATAATTTGATTCATTAAAGATGCTCATTTTAATTCTTTTACTACTTTGTCCTTCAAAAATTCCAAAAGGTAACGTGCTAGGTGATAACAGCGTTGTTGCTTTTACTGCACGTTCCACTTGAATCCTTCCTGCGCCTTGTTCATATACGTGATATAATTCACCCTTCAAATTCCTAATTGGCTTTGCCGTACTCATCAGTGCAGCTTTTACTTGTTCAGGAGACCAATCAGGGTGAGCCTGTAAAAGTAAAGCACAGGCTCCCGCTACGTGAGGTGCTGCCATGCTCGTTCCATTTAAAGGCTCATACCCGTTCGGTACCGTACTCATGATTTGATAGCCTGGCGCTACTACATCAGGCTTAATGTCCCATGTGCTTGTAACCGGGCCCCTTGAACTAAAAGGGGTAATAATATCTTCTATAGTCTTGGAGAAAGTAGATGCATACACGTTTCCTTTTTGAATTTCTTTCTTTATGACTTCCCCCACATCACTCGAAACGATAACTACTGGAATTGAAAACAATTCGCTTACAGTCTCATCTACCACTCCGTTGATAGCATGGTATACAATTACCGCTTTAGCTCCAGCTTTTTTAGCTTTGTTTATTTTATTCGATAGAGGAATTTCCCCGGTATGCATAAGGACGACCTTATTTCCAACATCAATCATTTCCCTTCCGCTTCCCGCGTCCTTTAATACAATTTTCTGATCCATATCCCATTTCTCAGCATTGGGTAATGGAGATAGAGAAATATCATGTGGGAAACTTTCCATTTTTATAAATGGAATGCTTGTTGGAGAAACGGATGCACCAACTGAAATTGCTTCTCGAGCTGTTCCAGGAGATCCGACAGTCCACAATCCTGGCCCTGAATTACCGCTGGACGTTACCGTTACGATTCCTTTTTCAACGGCCTTATTCAGAGCTAAACTAGTCGGTAAATCTGGCCCATTAATATCGTTTCCTAGGGATAAGTTGATAACATCGACTCCATCTTGAATGGCTTTTTCAACAGCTAGAATAACGTTTTCAGAAGAACCAGAACCGCCTGGACCTAATGCTCGATAAGCATAAATTTCAGCTTCAGGTGCCACTCCACGCATCTTCCCGTTTGCTCCGATAATACCAGCCACATGCGTACCATGAAGCGTAGGCTCTCCTTGCTTACTTACTGTTTCCATTGGAGAGTAATCTTGGTCGACAACGTCATATCCACCTCGATAATTTGACTTTAAATCAGGGTGATTAAAGTCAATTCCTGTATCAATCACTCCAACTTTTATCCCTCTACCTGTTAAACGTTGGTTTTTTTTATCAAACATGCCCCTTACCTTTTCACTGCCAATATAAGATGCGCTTCCTTCATTTTTTGCATGATACGAAACAGAAGCATGTGAACTATCAATATAAGATTCTTCTCGCAGTCTTTGTAAGTCGTATAAAGTCCCCGATACGGATAGACCTGTAAATACTTCTCGAAATTCGTGGTTAATGCTTACGTTGGGATATTTTTTCTTTATTTCTTGTTTTGCAACTGCCACATTCTGCTCGTTCAGTATGAGAATGTATGTTTTTTGCACCTGTTTTTCAAATGATTGAATATCTGGAAACTCTACGCCTTCACTGTACGTGATTGTACTGTTTACTCCAAATATTAATAATAATAAAATGGTTATTTTCCACATAAAAACACCTCTCAACATAGCGTGTCACAAATAGACTGCATTCATGTGAGAGGTGTTAGGTTTATTTTTATAACGGCTTAAATTCTTCAGGTCTTTCTTCACGATGTTTAAAATAGTAGCTAATTGCATCGCAAATACGTTCAGAAGCATGACCATCTCCATAAGGATTAGATGCTTTCGACATTGTTTCATAAACGGATGTGTCGATTAATAACTCTTTCGCTAAGGTGTAAATCGTTTCTTCTTCTGTACCAGCTAACTTTAACGTTCCTGCTTCAATACCCTCTGGACGCTCCGTTGTATCACGTAATACTAACACAGGTACACCAAGAGAAGGTGCTTCTTCCTGAACGCCACCGGAATCCGTTAGAATAAGATGTGCTCGATTCGCAAAGTTATGGAAGTCAATTACATCCAATGGCTCAATAAGATGAATACGATCATCATCGCCTAATATTTCATTGGCTGTTTCACGTACAACAGGATTTAAGTGCACAGGATAAACAACTTGTACGTCATCATGTTCAGTTACAATGCGCTTTACGGCTCTAAACATATTTTTCATTGGCTCACCTAAATTTTCACGACGATGAGCGGTTAATAAGATAAGACGATCAGTACCAAGGTTACGTAAGACTTCATGCTCATACGAATCTTTTACAGTTGTTTTCAGCGCATCAATAGCTGTGTTTCCTGTCACAAAAATATTTTCTTCATTCTTGTTTTCTGTTCTCAAATTAACAGAAGACTTCGTTGTTGGAGCAAAGTGTAAATCTGCTAGTACACCCGTCAACTGTCGATTCATCTCTTCAGGATAAGGTG from Bacillus sp. 1780r2a1 encodes the following:
- a CDS encoding F0F1 ATP synthase subunit gamma, whose amino-acid sequence is MASLRDIQTRITSTKKTSQITKAMEMVSAAKLNRAEQNAKSFVPYMEKIQEVVASVAGGSKGAAHPMLTARPVKKTGYIVITSDRGLAGAYNSNVLRAVSQAIEKRHASSDEYGVIAIGKVGRDFFIKRGIPVFLEITGLSDQPSFADIQGITSQTVHMFADGTFDELYLYYNHFINTISQEVTEKKLLPLADLAPTGKLVSYEFEPSQEEILEVLLPQYAESLIYGGLLDGKASEHAARMTAMKNATDNAKDLINNLTLSYNRARQAAITQEITEIVGGAAALE
- the atpA gene encoding F0F1 ATP synthase subunit alpha; amino-acid sequence: MSIKAEEISALIKQQIENYQSEIKVSDVGTVIQVGDGIARAHGLDNVMAGELVEFSNGVMGMAQNLEENNVGIIILGPYTGIREGDEVRRTGRIMEVPVGEQLIGRVVNSLGQPVDGLGPIGTTKTRPIESQAPGVMDRKSVHEPLQTGIKAIDALVPIGRGQRELIIGDRQTGKTSVAIDTILNQKDQDMVCIYVAIGQKESTVRNVVETLRKHGALDYTIVVTASASQPAPMLFLAPYAGVTMGEEFMYNGKHVLVIYDDLTKQASAYRELSLLLRRPPGREAYPGDVFYLHSRLLERAAKLSDAKGGGSLTALPFIETQAGDVSAYIPTNVISITDGQIFLQSDLFFSGVRPAINAGLSVSRVGGSAQVKAMKKVAGTLRLDLASYRELESFAQFGSDLDQATQAKLNRGARTVEVLKQGLHKPLRVEKQVAILYALTKGFLDDVPVADITRFEDEYLAWLDSNRKEVLETIRTTGGLPEDGAFESALEAFKKTFVASE
- a CDS encoding F0F1 ATP synthase subunit delta — translated: MSQPAVAKRYALALFQLASEKQSIDALQEELDVVEAVFAQNDDLIEVLTHPKISNNRKKDLVRQTFSTLTETVQNTLLLLLDRHRIQVVGEITREYRALANEARGVAEATVYSVKALSSDEERAISETFAPKVGKHSLYITNVIDKSLIGGVKLRIGNRIYDGSISGKLESVHRELLAHRS
- the atpF gene encoding F0F1 ATP synthase subunit B, with product MSNTFVLGASGFNGGDILFQLVMFLILLALLRKFAFGPVMGIMKQREEHIASEIDSAEQQNQQAQKLVEEQRELLKQSREEVQVLMENARKSAEEKKEEIVAAAREESERLKALAKQEIQQEKDQAVTALREQVASLSVLIASKVIEKELSEQDQEKLINEYIQEVGDVR
- the atpE gene encoding F0F1 ATP synthase subunit C — protein: MGLLAAAIAIGLAALGAGIGNGLIVSKTVEGIARQPEARGTLTTTMFIGVALVEAIPIIAVVIAFMVQGQ
- the atpB gene encoding F0F1 ATP synthase subunit A yields the protein MGHESPTQDFFGLTFNLSNMLMITVASVIVFLIAVLCTRTLAMKPTGMQNFLEWVLDFVKGLINSTMDWKTGGRFLTLGVTLLMYIFVANMLGLPFAVVVDHELWWKSPTADPTITLTLAAMVVVLSHYYGIKMKGFAEYGRDYFKPMPFLFPLKIIEEFANTLTLGLRLFGNIYAGEILLTLLAGLATSGTALGLFGAVVPTLAWQGFSIFVGAIQAFIFTMLTMVYLAHKVSQDH
- a CDS encoding ATP synthase subunit I gives rise to the protein MQELQHLFPRLRSYIFYLLAIYVLGWGFTPYQTVFLGLILGTALSLYNLWVLVRRAKQFGQALDEGKRPRSVGTFARFATAALAVVITISYPNTFHIIGVVMGLMTSYLVIIIDLVVQNIRRRWEER
- a CDS encoding AtpZ/AtpI family protein, with the protein product MTKQKRQSLQAIALMSTILSQLAGSVLIGLFGGKWIDGKVGTEPLFLVLGLLLGLAVGVYAMLRTVRQFFSGD
- a CDS encoding S8 family serine peptidase codes for the protein MFDKKNQRLTGRGIKVGVIDTGIDFNHPDLKSNYRGGYDVVDQDYSPMETVSKQGEPTLHGTHVAGIIGANGKMRGVAPEAEIYAYRALGPGGSGSSENVILAVEKAIQDGVDVINLSLGNDINGPDLPTSLALNKAVEKGIVTVTSSGNSGPGLWTVGSPGTAREAISVGASVSPTSIPFIKMESFPHDISLSPLPNAEKWDMDQKIVLKDAGSGREMIDVGNKVVLMHTGEIPLSNKINKAKKAGAKAVIVYHAINGVVDETVSELFSIPVVIVSSDVGEVIKKEIQKGNVYASTFSKTIEDIITPFSSRGPVTSTWDIKPDVVAPGYQIMSTVPNGYEPLNGTSMAAPHVAGACALLLQAHPDWSPEQVKAALMSTAKPIRNLKGELYHVYEQGAGRIQVERAVKATTLLSPSTLPFGIFEGQSSKRIKMSIFNESNYKNVYHVTPPTKKSGETWRVPLSFTLKPKEAKTISFDLQVNSHQKKKGIYDGRLEIRDSRETISIPYLYMVEKPNYPRVMGLQAMQGSDANTYIYEAFLPEGADEFGIAVYDTDTLRFVSYLDVDKKLERGMLKRKIQLQEELPKGDYKVFAYAKKDGKTEVVNARLMIE
- the wecB gene encoding UDP-N-acetylglucosamine 2-epimerase (non-hydrolyzing) — translated: MKQPIKVMTIFGTRPEAIKMAPLVLELKKRPEEFEAIVTVTAQHRQMLDQVLSIFNIEPDYDLNIMKDRQTLMDVTTRGLEGLNDVMQKVKPDIVLVHGDTTTTFIAGLAAFYNQIPVGHVEAGLRTWNKYSPYPEEMNRQLTGVLADLHFAPTTKSSVNLRTENKNEENIFVTGNTAIDALKTTVKDSYEHEVLRNLGTDRLILLTAHRRENLGEPMKNMFRAVKRIVTEHDDVQVVYPVHLNPVVRETANEILGDDDRIHLIEPLDVIDFHNFANRAHLILTDSGGVQEEAPSLGVPVLVLRDTTERPEGIEAGTLKLAGTEEETIYTLAKELLIDTSVYETMSKASNPYGDGHASERICDAISYYFKHREERPEEFKPL